One segment of Theobroma cacao cultivar B97-61/B2 chromosome 9, Criollo_cocoa_genome_V2, whole genome shotgun sequence DNA contains the following:
- the LOC18588944 gene encoding gibberellin 3-beta-dioxygenase 1, translating to MTTLSEVYREHAIHLRHIVPLDFHSVRTVPDSHVWPKSDDFSSDDQLSIPIIDLKDPLAVKLAGHACETWGAFQVINHGIPSNLVEEVESEARRLFSLPAQQKMKALREPAGATGYGLARISPFFPKYMWHEGFTVMGSPVDHARALWPNDNARFCDVIERYQKKMKVLAEQLTHLILKSLDVSLEDLSWDVGSPSTALQLNSYPSCPDPNRTMGLAPHTDTSFLTLLHQSSISGLQIFKEGVGWLSVRPIAGALVVNVGDLLHILSNARFPSVLHRAVVNRDGCHRLSVAYFYGIPTDCNVSPLAKLLNSGHTPRYRSVTVKEYVILKAKNFEEALSLIRI from the exons ATGACCACTCTCTCTGAAGTCTACAGAGAACATGCTATCCACCTCCGGCATATCGTTCCCCTGGACTTCCACTCCGTCCGGACCGTGCCCGACTCGCACGTGTGGCCTAAATCCGATGACTTCTCATCCGATGACCAGTTATCGATCCCAATCATTGACCTCAAAGATCCCCTCGCTGTAAAACTTGCAGGTCATGCATGTGAGACATGGGGTGCGTTCCAAGTTATTAACCATGGCATTCCTTCGAATCTTGTCGAAGAGGTGGAGTCTGAGGCTCGGCGGCTGTTCTCTCTCCCGGCTCAGCAGAAGATGAAGGCGTTACGTGAACCGGCAGGCGCCACAGGATATGGTCTAGCTCGGATATCCCCGTTTTTCCCAAAGTATATGTGGCATGAAGGGTTTACAGTCATGGGTTCACCGGTTGACCATGCTAGGGCACTTTGGCCTAATGACAATGCACGTTTTTG TGACGTAATAGAGAGGTATCAGAAGAAGATGAAAGTCCTAGCAGAGCAACTCACACATCTCATCCTCAAGTCATTGGACGTTTCCCTAGAAGACCTAAGCTGGGACGTCGGTTCTCCCTCTACCGCTCTTCAGCTGAACTCTTACCCTTCGTGTCCAGACCCGAATCGAACCATGGGTCTAGCCCCACACACAGACACATCCTTCTTAACACTTCTACACCAAAGTTCCATAAGcggtctccaaatcttcaaagAAGGAGTTGGTTGGCTCTCAGTGCGACCCATTGCCGGTGCCCTGGTTGTAAATGTTGGCGATCTTCTGCATATTCTGTCCAACGCTCGATTCCCTAGTGTCCTTCACCGGGCCGTCGTAAACCGAGATGGGTGTCACAGGTTGTCAGTGGCTTATTTCTATGGAATACCCACAGATTGTAATGTATCCCCGTTGGCAAAGCTCTTAAATTCAGGCCATACTCCTAGATACCGGTCTGTGACAGTGAAAGAATATGTGATCCTTAAGGCTAAGAATTTCGAGGAAGCACTTTCTTTGATTAGAATTTAA
- the LOC18588945 gene encoding coiled-coil domain-containing protein 93 isoform X4: MQKGSKEQELNSARASIEILNSNLDQQNQRKVSLLNELQNLQERIRKQGADAKVLKFVPLLETSKTLERQESQIRSDFDAKRSSLEAEVSDLEEKIATGCDDEKLSHGLDDSLNESLHKLNSAKKELAARLRAIVSVKRQLDDVPSQSELIQYERRFSELNAHIQEKLQQTRKFYATYNALLEIKELMLKETSLLNSISSQDAIASPAGRMKLLESMEGIVKGSQQKLEKLQLGLQEEQKVCDSLKERRMCKE; the protein is encoded by the exons ATGCAAAAAGGCAGCAAGGAGCAGGAATTGAACAGTGCAAGAGCTTCAATTGAGATATTGAACTCAAATTTAGATCAACAG AACCAAAGAAAGGTTAGCCTTCTCAatgaattacaaaatttacaAGAGAGGATTAGAAAGCAAGGTGCTGATGCCAAAGTGCTGAAATTTGTACCCCTTTTGGAGACATCGAAG ACACTGGAAAGACAAGAATCCCAAATTAGGTCTGATTTTGATGCAAAACGTTCTTCATTGGAAGCTGAGGTTAGTGATTTGGAGGAAAAGATAGCAACAGGGTGTGATGACGAGAAGCTCTCTCATGGTTTAGATGATTCTTTAAATGAATCATTGCACAAGCTTAATTCAGCGAAGAAG GAACTTGCAGCTAGACTAAGGGCAATAGTATCGGTAAAGCGGCAGCTGGATGATGTGCCCTCCCAATCGGAGCTAATCCA GTATGAACGCCGGTTTTCAGAGCTGAATGCTCATATTCAG gaaaaacttCAACAGACTCGAAAATTCTATGCTACCTATAATGCTCTTTTGGAGATTAAAGAGTTGATGCTAAAGGAAACTTCTTTGCTGAATTCCATAAGCTCACAG GATGCCATTGCTAGCCCTGCTGGTCGCATGAAATTACTGGAGTCCATGGAGGGAATTGTAAAGGGCAGCCAACAG AAGCTAGAAAAGTTGCAACTTGGGCTTCAAGAAGAGCAGAAGGTTTGTGATTCTCTCAAAGAGAG gAGGATGTGCAAGGAATGA
- the LOC18588945 gene encoding coiled-coil domain-containing protein 93 isoform X3: MQKGSKEQELNSARASIEILNSNLDQQNQRKVSLLNELQNLQERIRKQGADAKVLKFVPLLETSKTLERQESQIRSDFDAKRSSLEAEVSDLEEKIATGCDDEKLSHGLDDSLNESLHKLNSAKKELAARLRAIVSVKRQLDDVPSQSELIQYERRFSELNAHIQEKLQQTRKFYATYNALLEIKELMLKETSLLNSISSQFQDAIASPAGRMKLLESMEGIVKGSQQKLEKLQLGLQEEQKVCDSLKERRMCKE, from the exons ATGCAAAAAGGCAGCAAGGAGCAGGAATTGAACAGTGCAAGAGCTTCAATTGAGATATTGAACTCAAATTTAGATCAACAG AACCAAAGAAAGGTTAGCCTTCTCAatgaattacaaaatttacaAGAGAGGATTAGAAAGCAAGGTGCTGATGCCAAAGTGCTGAAATTTGTACCCCTTTTGGAGACATCGAAG ACACTGGAAAGACAAGAATCCCAAATTAGGTCTGATTTTGATGCAAAACGTTCTTCATTGGAAGCTGAGGTTAGTGATTTGGAGGAAAAGATAGCAACAGGGTGTGATGACGAGAAGCTCTCTCATGGTTTAGATGATTCTTTAAATGAATCATTGCACAAGCTTAATTCAGCGAAGAAG GAACTTGCAGCTAGACTAAGGGCAATAGTATCGGTAAAGCGGCAGCTGGATGATGTGCCCTCCCAATCGGAGCTAATCCA GTATGAACGCCGGTTTTCAGAGCTGAATGCTCATATTCAG gaaaaacttCAACAGACTCGAAAATTCTATGCTACCTATAATGCTCTTTTGGAGATTAAAGAGTTGATGCTAAAGGAAACTTCTTTGCTGAATTCCATAAGCTCACAG TTTCAGGATGCCATTGCTAGCCCTGCTGGTCGCATGAAATTACTGGAGTCCATGGAGGGAATTGTAAAGGGCAGCCAACAG AAGCTAGAAAAGTTGCAACTTGGGCTTCAAGAAGAGCAGAAGGTTTGTGATTCTCTCAAAGAGAG gAGGATGTGCAAGGAATGA
- the LOC18588945 gene encoding coiled-coil domain-containing protein 93 isoform X2, translating to MQKGSKEQELNSARASIEILNSNLDQQNQRKVSLLNELQNLQERIRKQGADAKVLKFVPLLETSKTLERQESQIRSDFDAKRSSLEAEVSDLEEKIATGCDDEKLSHGLDDSLNESLHKLNSAKKELAARLRAIVSVKRQLDDVPSQSELIQYERRFSELNAHIQEKLQQTRKFYATYNALLEIKELMLKETSLLNSISSQDAIASPAGRMKLLESMEGIVKGSQQKLEKLQLGLQEEQKVCDSLKERYGAEVAEQRRCYSLKNYSRRQCQLHCQ from the exons ATGCAAAAAGGCAGCAAGGAGCAGGAATTGAACAGTGCAAGAGCTTCAATTGAGATATTGAACTCAAATTTAGATCAACAG AACCAAAGAAAGGTTAGCCTTCTCAatgaattacaaaatttacaAGAGAGGATTAGAAAGCAAGGTGCTGATGCCAAAGTGCTGAAATTTGTACCCCTTTTGGAGACATCGAAG ACACTGGAAAGACAAGAATCCCAAATTAGGTCTGATTTTGATGCAAAACGTTCTTCATTGGAAGCTGAGGTTAGTGATTTGGAGGAAAAGATAGCAACAGGGTGTGATGACGAGAAGCTCTCTCATGGTTTAGATGATTCTTTAAATGAATCATTGCACAAGCTTAATTCAGCGAAGAAG GAACTTGCAGCTAGACTAAGGGCAATAGTATCGGTAAAGCGGCAGCTGGATGATGTGCCCTCCCAATCGGAGCTAATCCA GTATGAACGCCGGTTTTCAGAGCTGAATGCTCATATTCAG gaaaaacttCAACAGACTCGAAAATTCTATGCTACCTATAATGCTCTTTTGGAGATTAAAGAGTTGATGCTAAAGGAAACTTCTTTGCTGAATTCCATAAGCTCACAG GATGCCATTGCTAGCCCTGCTGGTCGCATGAAATTACTGGAGTCCATGGAGGGAATTGTAAAGGGCAGCCAACAG AAGCTAGAAAAGTTGCAACTTGGGCTTCAAGAAGAGCAGAAGGTTTGTGATTCTCTCAAAGAGAGGTATGGTGCTGAAGTAGCAGAGCAAAGACGCTGctattctcttaaaaactatTCACGTAGGCAATGTCAATTACATTGTCAGTAA
- the LOC18588945 gene encoding coiled-coil domain-containing protein 93 isoform X1, with the protein MQKGSKEQELNSARASIEILNSNLDQQNQRKVSLLNELQNLQERIRKQGADAKVLKFVPLLETSKTLERQESQIRSDFDAKRSSLEAEVSDLEEKIATGCDDEKLSHGLDDSLNESLHKLNSAKKELAARLRAIVSVKRQLDDVPSQSELIQYERRFSELNAHIQEKLQQTRKFYATYNALLEIKELMLKETSLLNSISSQFQDAIASPAGRMKLLESMEGIVKGSQQKLEKLQLGLQEEQKVCDSLKERYGAEVAEQRRCYSLKNYSRRQCQLHCQ; encoded by the exons ATGCAAAAAGGCAGCAAGGAGCAGGAATTGAACAGTGCAAGAGCTTCAATTGAGATATTGAACTCAAATTTAGATCAACAG AACCAAAGAAAGGTTAGCCTTCTCAatgaattacaaaatttacaAGAGAGGATTAGAAAGCAAGGTGCTGATGCCAAAGTGCTGAAATTTGTACCCCTTTTGGAGACATCGAAG ACACTGGAAAGACAAGAATCCCAAATTAGGTCTGATTTTGATGCAAAACGTTCTTCATTGGAAGCTGAGGTTAGTGATTTGGAGGAAAAGATAGCAACAGGGTGTGATGACGAGAAGCTCTCTCATGGTTTAGATGATTCTTTAAATGAATCATTGCACAAGCTTAATTCAGCGAAGAAG GAACTTGCAGCTAGACTAAGGGCAATAGTATCGGTAAAGCGGCAGCTGGATGATGTGCCCTCCCAATCGGAGCTAATCCA GTATGAACGCCGGTTTTCAGAGCTGAATGCTCATATTCAG gaaaaacttCAACAGACTCGAAAATTCTATGCTACCTATAATGCTCTTTTGGAGATTAAAGAGTTGATGCTAAAGGAAACTTCTTTGCTGAATTCCATAAGCTCACAG TTTCAGGATGCCATTGCTAGCCCTGCTGGTCGCATGAAATTACTGGAGTCCATGGAGGGAATTGTAAAGGGCAGCCAACAG AAGCTAGAAAAGTTGCAACTTGGGCTTCAAGAAGAGCAGAAGGTTTGTGATTCTCTCAAAGAGAGGTATGGTGCTGAAGTAGCAGAGCAAAGACGCTGctattctcttaaaaactatTCACGTAGGCAATGTCAATTACATTGTCAGTAA